One window of Bacillus sp. THAF10 genomic DNA carries:
- the ctaF gene encoding cytochrome c oxidase subunit IVB: protein MANTQSNTGNPKVDIAYRRKKAKEEMKYQVVSFVLMIFLTLLAFLAVGAEMDKYFIMPFIILLAIVQCIFQLYYFMHMNHKGHETPALFLYSGLAVGLITILAFTTIIWW, encoded by the coding sequence ATGGCAAATACTCAATCAAATACAGGTAACCCAAAAGTAGATATAGCATATCGTCGTAAAAAAGCAAAAGAGGAAATGAAGTATCAGGTTGTATCGTTTGTATTAATGATCTTCCTAACATTGCTTGCATTCCTAGCGGTTGGAGCGGAGATGGATAAGTACTTTATTATGCCATTCATCATTCTGCTAGCAATCGTACAATGTATCTTCCAACTTTACTATTTCATGCATATGAATCATAAAGGACATGAAACGCCAGCTTTATTCTTATATTCTGGCTTAGCAGTTGGCTTGATTACTATCTTAGCGTTTACTACTATTATCTGGTGGTAA
- a CDS encoding YlaN family protein: MASEIVVDHREKAISLLKADSDKILKLIQVQMDNLTMPQCPLYEEVLDTQMFGLSREMDFAVRLGLISEKEGKDILSTLEKELSALYEAWEKN; encoded by the coding sequence TTGGCATCAGAAATCGTGGTCGATCATCGTGAAAAAGCTATTTCGCTTTTAAAAGCCGATTCAGATAAAATATTGAAGTTGATTCAAGTGCAAATGGACAACTTGACCATGCCCCAATGCCCTTTATATGAAGAGGTGCTAGATACACAAATGTTCGGATTATCCCGGGAGATGGACTTTGCCGTCCGACTCGGTCTTATATCTGAAAAAGAAGGAAAGGACATCCTATCCACCTTGGAAAAGGAACTTTCTGCTTTATATGAAGCTTGGGAAAAAAATTAA
- the cyoE gene encoding heme o synthase translates to MANLRTMDQAPASISNDERPQGIEVAPSKWKDFLALIKIGIVNSNFITTFTGLWLAIYFTRPEGFIANLDIVLLTMIGSSLVVAGSCSLNNYIDRDIDHLMTRTKNRPTVTGRMNPVGALYLGIILTIVGTIVLAMTTITAAVIGLIGAFTYVVLYTMWSKRKNTLNTVIGSISGAVPPLIGWAAVDANLSLIAWILFLIMFVWQIPHFLAIAIRRCEEYRNAGIPMLPVVHGFAVTRRQMLVWVACLLPLPFWLFDLGGVFIFLAMILNVGWLALSIAGFKMKDEMKWATLMFVYSLNYLTILFVSMIVVTIF, encoded by the coding sequence ATGGCAAATTTGAGGACAATGGACCAAGCGCCCGCTTCAATATCCAATGATGAACGTCCTCAAGGAATAGAAGTTGCTCCTTCAAAATGGAAAGACTTCTTAGCGCTAATTAAAATTGGAATCGTTAATTCCAATTTTATTACTACTTTTACCGGCCTCTGGTTAGCCATATATTTCACCCGTCCTGAAGGGTTTATTGCTAATTTAGATATTGTTCTATTAACGATGATAGGTTCTTCATTAGTTGTTGCAGGCTCCTGTAGCTTGAATAACTATATAGATAGAGATATCGATCATTTAATGACACGAACAAAAAACCGTCCGACTGTTACCGGTAGAATGAATCCGGTAGGCGCATTATACCTTGGCATTATCTTAACAATCGTCGGTACCATCGTACTGGCAATGACAACAATAACTGCTGCAGTAATTGGATTAATTGGTGCTTTCACCTATGTGGTTTTATATACAATGTGGTCAAAAAGAAAAAACACCTTAAATACTGTTATTGGAAGCATTTCAGGTGCCGTACCTCCATTGATTGGTTGGGCAGCGGTAGATGCTAATCTTTCATTAATAGCATGGATTCTTTTTCTTATTATGTTTGTTTGGCAAATTCCTCATTTCCTTGCCATTGCCATAAGAAGATGTGAAGAATATCGAAATGCAGGGATACCTATGCTTCCAGTAGTGCATGGCTTTGCTGTGACAAGAAGACAAATGCTTGTATGGGTAGCATGTTTACTTCCTCTTCCTTTTTGGTTGTTTGATCTAGGTGGGGTTTTCATCTTTCTTGCCATGATATTGAATGTTGGTTGGTTGGCTCTAAGCATAGCTGGCTTTAAAATGAAGGATGAAATGAAATGGGCGACATTGATGTTCGTTTACTCACTTAACTATCTCACCATCCTTTTTGTTTCCATGATTGTCGTAACCATCTTTTAA
- the ctaD gene encoding cytochrome c oxidase subunit I, with the protein MVSTLAQKKGFGATVWDYLTTVDHKKIAILYLMAGGFFFIVGGLEAMFIRIQLAIPNNDFLAAGLYNEILTMHGTTMIFLAAMPLLFAFMNAAVPLQIGARDVAFPFINALGFWLFFFGGIFLNLSWFIGVDGPGAPDAGWTSYASLSLASSGSGIDFYALGLQISGIGTLIGGINFLVTIINMRAPGMTYMRMPLFTWSTFVASALILFAFPPLTVGLALMMFDRLFGTAFFDPNLGGNTVIWEHLFWIFGHPEVYILILPAFGIFSDVFSTFSKKRLFGYSSMVFATVLIGFLGFMVWAHHMFTTGLGPIANAIFAVATMAIAVPTGIKIFNWMFTMWGGQLQINTAMLWSIAFIPSFVLGGVTGVMLASAAADYQYHDSYFVVAHFHYVIVGGVVFGLFAGLHYWWPKIFGKILDETLGKITFWLFFIGFHLTFFIQHFLGLMGMPRRVFTFQRDLGWDLANLISSIGAIFMALATVVLAINIVKTFLSKQTVAGDAWGHGRTLEWSIPSPPPEHNFTQTPLVRGLDPLWVEKMEGKKGMTPAEPIGDIHMPNGSIIPFVISFGLFIAAFGILFKNAFAWGIPVMIIGLLVTLSGMFFRSIIDDHGYHIHKEDLLKEDDDKGAKL; encoded by the coding sequence ATTGTGAGTACGTTAGCACAGAAAAAAGGCTTTGGTGCAACAGTATGGGATTACCTTACAACGGTTGACCATAAGAAGATTGCCATCCTTTACCTTATGGCCGGCGGATTCTTCTTTATCGTCGGTGGCTTGGAAGCGATGTTTATTCGTATCCAATTAGCTATTCCTAACAATGATTTTTTAGCTGCAGGGCTTTATAATGAAATCCTGACCATGCACGGTACAACGATGATATTCCTGGCAGCAATGCCTTTGTTATTTGCATTTATGAATGCGGCTGTTCCACTGCAAATTGGTGCACGTGACGTAGCTTTTCCATTTATTAATGCACTAGGATTCTGGTTATTCTTCTTTGGAGGAATCTTCCTTAACTTAAGTTGGTTTATTGGTGTAGACGGACCTGGAGCGCCTGATGCTGGATGGACATCTTACGCATCACTTTCTTTGGCATCTAGTGGGTCTGGTATTGACTTTTATGCATTAGGTCTTCAGATTTCCGGTATTGGTACGTTAATTGGGGGTATTAACTTCCTTGTTACGATTATCAACATGCGTGCACCTGGTATGACTTACATGCGTATGCCATTATTTACTTGGTCTACTTTTGTAGCATCTGCATTAATTCTTTTCGCTTTCCCTCCATTAACTGTTGGGTTGGCACTTATGATGTTTGACCGCTTATTTGGAACTGCCTTCTTTGATCCGAATCTTGGTGGTAACACCGTTATATGGGAGCACTTATTCTGGATTTTCGGACATCCTGAAGTTTACATTTTGATCCTACCTGCATTTGGTATTTTCTCTGATGTATTCTCTACATTCTCGAAAAAGCGTCTGTTCGGATACTCTTCCATGGTATTCGCGACAGTTCTTATTGGATTCTTAGGATTCATGGTATGGGCTCACCACATGTTCACAACGGGTCTTGGACCAATTGCGAATGCGATCTTTGCAGTTGCGACGATGGCAATTGCGGTACCAACAGGTATTAAAATCTTTAACTGGATGTTCACCATGTGGGGCGGACAGTTACAAATCAACACGGCAATGCTTTGGTCTATTGCCTTTATTCCAAGTTTCGTACTTGGTGGAGTAACAGGGGTAATGCTAGCATCAGCAGCAGCTGACTATCAATACCATGACTCTTACTTTGTAGTAGCTCACTTCCACTACGTTATTGTTGGTGGGGTAGTGTTTGGTCTATTCGCAGGTCTACACTACTGGTGGCCAAAAATATTTGGAAAAATCTTGGACGAAACTCTTGGGAAGATTACGTTCTGGTTGTTCTTCATTGGTTTCCATTTAACGTTCTTCATTCAGCACTTCTTAGGTTTAATGGGGATGCCTCGTCGTGTATTCACATTCCAAAGGGATTTAGGATGGGATTTGGCAAACTTAATCAGTTCTATTGGTGCAATTTTCATGGCACTTGCAACAGTAGTTTTAGCAATTAACATCGTAAAAACATTCTTAAGCAAGCAGACGGTTGCAGGAGATGCTTGGGGACATGGTCGTACTTTAGAATGGTCCATTCCTTCTCCACCACCAGAGCACAACTTCACACAAACGCCACTTGTACGTGGACTTGATCCATTATGGGTGGAAAAAATGGAAGGCAAGAAAGGCATGACGCCTGCAGAGCCTATTGGGGATATTCATATGCCTAACGGTTCCATTATTCCATTTGTTATCTCATTTGGACTATTCATTGCAGCATTTGGTATCTTGTTTAAGAACGCATTTGCGTGGGGTATTCCAGTAATGATTATTGGATTACTTGTTACATTAAGTGGAATGTTCTTCCGTTCTATTATTGATGATCATGGATATCATATTCATAAAGAAGATCTTCTTAAAGAAGATGATGACAAGGGGGCGAAGCTATAA
- the coxB gene encoding cytochrome c oxidase subunit II, producing the protein MKKWLPNWRILSLFSVMTLFLAGCGEPFISTLKPVGEVADIQKSLILLSSAIMILVVVVVSIIFIYVVVKFRQRKGEEDIIPKQVEGSHKLEITWTVIPILLLLILAVPTVSYTFQLADVAEMEKEESDALVVNVTAHLYWWEFEYPQLGITTGQDLYVPTDENIYFSLEASQVKHSFWIPSAGGKMDTNTDNTNRFWLNFDSKRVGQAKNLFHGKCAELCGPSHGLMDFKVKTLPRDEFDQWVENMKAKEHKADTDLAQAGEEIFNESCITCHAVGADSQGDSGVGPNLTNFGDRQMIAGVLEHNPEELERWLKEPDEVKPGNLMSGKYGNLDQEEIDALVEYLMSLKVDEE; encoded by the coding sequence ATGAAGAAATGGCTACCTAATTGGCGTATATTATCACTTTTCAGTGTCATGACGCTTTTCTTAGCAGGCTGTGGTGAACCGTTTATATCTACACTTAAGCCAGTTGGTGAAGTGGCAGATATTCAAAAATCACTGATTCTGTTAAGCTCCGCAATTATGATCTTAGTTGTAGTTGTGGTTTCAATCATCTTCATTTATGTTGTGGTAAAGTTCCGTCAACGTAAAGGCGAAGAAGATATCATTCCAAAACAGGTGGAAGGAAGCCACAAGCTTGAAATTACCTGGACTGTTATTCCTATTTTATTATTACTTATCTTAGCAGTTCCAACTGTTTCTTACACATTCCAGCTTGCAGATGTAGCTGAAATGGAAAAAGAAGAATCAGATGCGCTTGTAGTAAATGTTACGGCACATCTGTACTGGTGGGAGTTTGAATACCCACAACTTGGCATTACAACAGGTCAGGATCTTTATGTACCTACCGATGAAAACATTTATTTTAGTCTAGAAGCAAGCCAAGTTAAACACTCCTTCTGGATTCCTTCTGCAGGAGGAAAGATGGATACCAACACTGACAACACAAACCGTTTTTGGTTAAACTTTGATTCCAAACGTGTTGGACAAGCAAAGAATCTTTTCCATGGAAAATGTGCGGAACTATGCGGACCTTCCCACGGTTTGATGGATTTCAAGGTAAAAACATTGCCTCGTGATGAGTTCGATCAATGGGTTGAAAACATGAAAGCAAAAGAGCATAAAGCTGATACAGACCTTGCTCAAGCTGGGGAAGAAATTTTCAATGAAAGCTGTATCACCTGTCATGCTGTTGGTGCTGATAGCCAAGGCGATTCAGGCGTGGGACCAAACTTAACAAACTTTGGTGACCGACAAATGATTGCTGGCGTTCTAGAGCATAATCCAGAAGAGCTGGAAAGATGGCTAAAAGAGCCAGATGAAGTGAAGCCTGGTAACTTGATGTCTGGAAAATACGGTAATTTAGATCAAGAGGAAATTGACGCTCTTGTTGAATACTTAATGTCCTTAAAAGTGGACGAAGAATAG
- the ctaG gene encoding cytochrome c oxidase assembly factor CtaG yields MIGNLEMFGFQALWSPYLLITTILIISFYLYITGVGRHRFKNSEPISTKQKTFFLSSMILFYLVKGSPVDLLSHLMLSAHMTQMAILYLVIPPILLMGMPAWVLRKVINFPVIKPVFSFFSKPLIALFVFNVLFSLYHLPVVFDFIKVDMVYHTLYTAVMFLGAFIMWWPLVNPLPEEQRLSGIKKIGYIMADGMLLTPACALIIFAEQPLYSTYSELTAWLAALELCVPAGTLSGLDLGGPEMFNSMPLLEDQRLGGVIMKIIQEIMYGCILAYVFFSWARKEREKDELDLNKAMHPKTVE; encoded by the coding sequence ATGATTGGCAACCTAGAAATGTTCGGATTTCAGGCTTTGTGGAGTCCGTATTTATTAATAACCACCATTTTGATTATTTCGTTTTATTTATATATTACCGGAGTAGGGAGACATCGGTTTAAGAACTCTGAACCCATCTCTACTAAACAAAAAACCTTCTTTTTAAGCAGTATGATTTTGTTTTATCTTGTAAAAGGTTCACCTGTAGATCTATTGAGTCATTTAATGCTAAGTGCACATATGACACAAATGGCTATCTTGTACCTTGTAATACCACCTATTCTATTAATGGGCATGCCTGCTTGGGTATTACGAAAAGTAATTAATTTTCCTGTAATCAAACCAGTTTTTAGCTTCTTTTCCAAACCACTTATAGCACTGTTTGTTTTTAATGTATTGTTCTCTCTTTATCACTTGCCTGTAGTGTTTGATTTCATTAAAGTTGATATGGTTTACCATACGCTATATACTGCTGTTATGTTTTTAGGCGCTTTTATTATGTGGTGGCCGCTTGTAAATCCACTGCCTGAAGAACAACGGTTATCAGGTATAAAGAAAATAGGGTATATTATGGCAGATGGCATGCTACTAACTCCAGCCTGTGCATTAATTATTTTTGCAGAACAACCTTTATATTCTACGTATTCAGAGCTTACCGCATGGCTTGCTGCGCTGGAATTATGTGTACCTGCAGGAACGTTAAGTGGATTAGATTTAGGTGGACCGGAAATGTTCAATTCCATGCCACTCTTAGAAGATCAACGACTTGGCGGAGTTATCATGAAAATCATTCAAGAGATTATGTATGGATGCATCCTAGCCTATGTATTCTTTAGCTGGGCGAGAAAAGAGCGAGAAAAGGATGAATTGGATTTAAATAAAGCAATGCACCCCAAAACAGTCGAGTAA
- a CDS encoding cytochrome (ubi)quinol oxidase subunit III: MHTEEKFTAETFPASPEKATLEGKNKFLGFWLFLGGETVLFASLFATYLALSGPDSIVAGPEKKDLFDLGLVFAATMILLTSSLTSVYAMYHMKNFNFKKMQLWLAITWLLGLSFLGLEIYEFNHYIHLGHTITSSAFGSAFYVLVGTHGAHVLFGLLWIGTLLIRNMNRGLDLYNAPKFYVASLYWHFIDVVWLFIFTVVYLMGMV; this comes from the coding sequence ATGCATACAGAAGAAAAATTCACAGCAGAAACTTTTCCAGCTTCGCCTGAAAAGGCTACCCTTGAAGGAAAAAATAAATTCTTAGGCTTCTGGCTTTTCCTAGGCGGAGAGACTGTCCTATTTGCTTCACTTTTTGCAACATATTTAGCTTTAAGTGGTCCCGACTCTATTGTAGCAGGACCGGAAAAGAAAGATTTGTTTGACCTTGGACTTGTTTTTGCTGCCACGATGATTCTTTTAACAAGTTCTCTTACAAGTGTGTACGCAATGTACCACATGAAAAACTTTAACTTCAAAAAGATGCAGTTATGGTTAGCAATCACTTGGTTATTAGGATTATCCTTCCTAGGCCTTGAGATTTATGAGTTCAATCATTATATACATTTAGGACACACAATTACTAGTAGTGCATTTGGATCTGCATTCTATGTACTTGTCGGTACTCACGGTGCCCACGTTCTTTTTGGACTATTATGGATTGGAACATTGCTTATCCGAAACATGAATCGTGGATTGGATCTATACAATGCACCTAAGTTCTATGTAGCTTCTCTTTACTGGCACTTTATCGACGTTGTATGGTTATTCATCTTTACTGTCGTATATTTAATGGGGATGGTGTGA
- the pyc gene encoding pyruvate carboxylase, producing MTKKISKILVANRGEIAIRVFRACTELNIRTVAIYSNEDIGSFHRYKADEAYLVGEGKKPIDAYLDIDGIIEIAKKNGVDAIHPGYGFLSENIHFAKKCEEEGIIFIGPTSKHLDMFGDKVKARTQAQLANIPVIPGTDGPVHSLDEVMDFASTYGYPLMIKAALGGGGRGMRIVRSKSELKESFERAKSEAKAAFGNDDVYVEKLIENPKHIEVQIIGDEHGEIIHLYERDCSIQRRHQKVVEIAPSVSLSEELRNSICDAAVSLMKNVDYINAGTVEFLVAGDEFFFIEVNPRVQVEHTITEMVTGVDIVQTQILIAEGHALHSNKLGIPKQEDIKVNGFAIQSRVTTEDPLNGFMPDTGKINVYRSGGGFGVRLDAGNGFQGAVITPYYDSLLVKLSTWALTFEQAATKMERNLKEFRIRGIKTNIPFLENVVKHPKFMNGEYDTSFIDTTPELFVFPKRKDRGTKMLSYIGNVTVNGFPGVEKRKKPIFTNPRMPDTSLITKVPEGTKQILDQRGADGLVHWVKDQNKVLLTDTTFRDAHQSLLATRVRTNDLKQIAEPTAKLLPNLFSMEMWGGATFDVAYRFLSENPWDRLLALREKAPNILFQMLLRASNAVGYKNYPDNLIKEFVEKSAHAGIDVFRIFDSLNWVKGMTLAIDAVRDSGKLAEAAICYTGDINDPSRTKYDLQYYQDMAKELENSGAHILAIKDMAGLLKPQSAYRLISTLKETVDIPIHLHTHDTSGNGIYMYAKAIEAGVDIVDVAISSMAGLTSQPSANSLYYALEEMDRKPDVSVDALEQLSHYWEDVRKYYSDFESGMNSPHSEVYMHEMPGGQYSNLQQQAKAVGLGARWEEVKQMYRRVNDMFGDIVKVTPSSKVVGDMALFMVQNNLSEQDVLEKGDSIDFPDSVIELFEGFLGQPHGGFPQELQRVILKGKTPITVRPGELLDDVNFEAVRNELYETLNRQVTSHEMLAYALYPKVFLDFQKKYEQFGNVSVLDTPTFFFGMRLGEEIQVEIEQGKTLNVKLVSIGQPQKDGTRIVYFELNGQPREVTIKDESVKSDVLTKPKTDPSNPSHIGATMPGTVIKVLVEKGEKVKRGDHLMITEAMKMETTVQAPFSGTVKEIHASAGEGIATGDLLIEVEQV from the coding sequence ATGACGAAGAAAATCAGTAAAATACTTGTAGCCAATCGTGGCGAGATTGCAATTCGTGTTTTTCGAGCTTGTACAGAATTAAACATTCGAACGGTTGCTATTTACTCCAATGAAGATATTGGTTCCTTTCATCGCTACAAAGCAGATGAAGCATATCTAGTAGGAGAAGGGAAGAAGCCAATTGATGCCTATCTTGATATAGATGGAATCATTGAAATTGCAAAAAAGAATGGTGTCGATGCAATTCATCCAGGATATGGTTTCTTGTCCGAAAACATTCATTTTGCGAAAAAATGTGAAGAAGAGGGTATTATTTTTATTGGACCTACTTCTAAACATTTGGACATGTTCGGTGACAAAGTAAAAGCAAGAACGCAAGCTCAACTTGCAAACATACCTGTTATACCAGGAACAGATGGTCCTGTACATTCACTTGATGAAGTGATGGATTTCGCTTCTACATATGGCTACCCGCTCATGATTAAAGCGGCTCTTGGCGGTGGCGGACGCGGAATGAGAATTGTGCGTAGTAAATCAGAGCTTAAAGAATCATTTGAACGCGCGAAATCAGAAGCAAAGGCTGCCTTTGGTAATGATGATGTGTATGTGGAAAAATTAATTGAGAATCCAAAACATATTGAGGTACAAATTATTGGTGATGAGCATGGAGAAATCATCCACCTATATGAACGCGACTGTTCTATTCAACGACGCCATCAAAAAGTGGTGGAAATTGCACCAAGTGTTTCCCTTTCTGAAGAATTAAGAAACTCCATTTGTGATGCAGCGGTTTCATTGATGAAAAACGTAGACTATATTAATGCTGGAACTGTGGAATTTCTCGTAGCTGGAGACGAGTTCTTTTTTATTGAAGTAAATCCTCGTGTGCAGGTAGAGCATACAATCACCGAAATGGTGACTGGTGTGGACATTGTCCAAACTCAAATCTTAATTGCAGAAGGACATGCCCTGCATAGCAACAAGCTTGGAATTCCGAAGCAAGAAGATATTAAAGTGAATGGGTTTGCCATTCAGTCTCGTGTGACAACAGAAGATCCGCTAAATGGCTTTATGCCTGACACTGGAAAAATCAATGTGTATCGTTCCGGTGGCGGTTTTGGGGTTCGCCTGGATGCCGGAAATGGATTTCAGGGAGCGGTTATCACCCCATATTATGATTCGCTTTTAGTAAAGCTTTCCACTTGGGCGCTCACCTTTGAACAGGCTGCGACGAAAATGGAAAGAAACTTAAAGGAATTTCGAATCCGTGGGATTAAAACAAACATTCCTTTCTTGGAAAATGTAGTGAAACATCCGAAATTTATGAACGGGGAATATGATACGTCCTTTATTGACACAACACCTGAGCTATTTGTGTTTCCAAAAAGAAAAGACCGTGGAACGAAGATGCTTAGCTATATTGGTAATGTAACAGTCAATGGTTTTCCAGGTGTAGAAAAAAGGAAAAAGCCTATTTTCACCAATCCAAGAATGCCAGATACCTCACTAATCACAAAAGTACCAGAAGGAACAAAGCAAATACTCGACCAACGTGGAGCAGATGGACTAGTACACTGGGTAAAGGATCAGAATAAGGTCCTTTTAACGGATACTACATTCAGAGACGCACACCAATCTTTACTAGCAACAAGAGTACGTACAAACGATTTAAAACAAATTGCGGAACCAACAGCTAAATTGCTCCCGAATTTATTTTCTATGGAAATGTGGGGAGGGGCTACCTTTGATGTGGCGTACCGATTTTTAAGTGAAAATCCATGGGACAGATTATTGGCACTAAGAGAGAAGGCACCGAACATTTTGTTCCAAATGCTACTTCGTGCATCCAATGCAGTTGGTTACAAAAATTATCCTGACAACTTAATTAAAGAGTTTGTTGAGAAATCTGCTCATGCTGGTATAGATGTGTTCAGAATCTTCGACAGCTTGAACTGGGTGAAGGGGATGACGCTTGCCATCGACGCTGTTCGTGATAGTGGAAAGCTTGCAGAAGCAGCGATCTGTTATACAGGTGACATCAACGATCCAAGCAGAACGAAATATGACCTTCAATATTATCAAGACATGGCGAAGGAGCTTGAGAATAGCGGAGCACATATTTTAGCAATTAAGGACATGGCAGGTTTGCTAAAGCCTCAATCCGCTTATAGACTAATTTCTACGCTTAAGGAGACGGTGGATATTCCAATCCATCTTCATACCCATGATACAAGTGGAAACGGAATCTATATGTATGCAAAGGCGATTGAAGCTGGCGTTGATATTGTAGATGTTGCTATAAGCTCCATGGCAGGATTAACTTCCCAGCCAAGTGCTAATTCTCTATACTATGCACTTGAGGAAATGGACCGTAAACCGGATGTTTCCGTTGATGCACTAGAACAGTTATCTCATTATTGGGAGGATGTACGGAAATATTACAGCGACTTCGAAAGTGGGATGAATAGTCCTCACTCTGAGGTTTATATGCATGAAATGCCTGGAGGACAATATAGCAACCTGCAGCAGCAAGCAAAAGCTGTTGGTCTGGGTGCTCGCTGGGAAGAAGTAAAACAAATGTACCGTCGCGTAAATGATATGTTTGGTGACATTGTTAAAGTAACGCCTTCTTCAAAAGTGGTTGGAGATATGGCATTGTTCATGGTACAAAATAACCTGTCTGAACAGGATGTACTTGAGAAAGGTGACTCCATCGATTTTCCGGATTCTGTTATCGAATTGTTTGAAGGATTCTTAGGTCAACCACATGGCGGGTTCCCACAAGAGCTTCAAAGGGTCATTTTGAAGGGGAAAACACCTATTACGGTCCGCCCTGGCGAGTTGTTGGATGATGTTAATTTTGAAGCGGTGAGAAATGAGCTATATGAAACGTTAAACCGTCAAGTAACAAGCCACGAAATGCTAGCTTATGCCTTATATCCAAAAGTGTTTTTGGATTTCCAAAAGAAATATGAACAATTTGGAAATGTTTCTGTTCTAGATACGCCAACATTTTTCTTTGGAATGAGACTTGGGGAAGAAATTCAAGTGGAGATTGAACAAGGAAAAACGTTAAATGTAAAACTGGTATCCATTGGACAGCCTCAAAAAGATGGAACAAGAATCGTGTATTTTGAACTTAATGGACAGCCTCGAGAAGTGACCATTAAGGATGAAAGTGTGAAATCTGATGTATTAACCAAGCCAAAAACAGACCCATCCAACCCATCCCACATTGGTGCTACAATGCCAGGAACCGTCATTAAGGTTTTAGTGGAGAAGGGAGAAAAAGTAAAACGAGGGGATCATTTGATGATCACAGAAGCAATGAAAATGGAAACCACCGTTCAGGCACCATTCAGTGGTACGGTGAAAGAAATTCATGCTTCAGCAGGTGAGGGAATAGCAACAGGCGATCTTCTAATTGAAGTAGAGCAAGTATAG
- a CDS encoding heme A synthase, whose protein sequence is MNKLLKWFAVCTSIIMLFVLIGGALVTKTGSGMGCGRSWPLCHGQLIPSNIDLALIIELSHRIVSSLAGIMVLILAIWAWKAIGHKRETKFLALVSILVLILQGLIGAAAVMWGQSSAVLALHFGISLVSFASVFLLTLLIFEVDKKFETEQLIVDRRMSFHIIGIIVYCYLVVYSGALVRHVGASLACPSWPSCTRNGLGLPTQTHEWIQMGHRAAAGLIVIWILYVTILAFKKYKHQPVILNGWIVSSILVVSQATTGALIVVTNLNIFVALLHALIISCLFGVLSYLLMLVSRNKTNRLKVDKQTSSSI, encoded by the coding sequence ATGAACAAATTATTAAAATGGTTCGCCGTTTGCACTTCTATTATCATGCTATTTGTTTTAATCGGGGGAGCACTTGTAACAAAAACTGGTTCTGGCATGGGCTGCGGTAGATCCTGGCCTCTTTGTCACGGACAATTGATCCCAAGCAATATTGATCTTGCTCTCATTATTGAATTAAGTCACCGCATTGTATCATCCCTAGCAGGAATCATGGTGTTGATACTGGCAATATGGGCTTGGAAAGCAATCGGGCATAAAAGAGAGACGAAGTTTTTAGCGCTTGTTTCCATTCTTGTTCTTATATTACAAGGGCTTATCGGTGCAGCTGCTGTAATGTGGGGACAATCATCTGCAGTATTGGCATTGCATTTTGGAATATCACTTGTCTCCTTTGCTTCTGTATTTCTTCTTACACTTCTCATTTTTGAAGTAGACAAAAAGTTTGAAACGGAGCAATTAATAGTTGACCGACGAATGAGCTTTCATATCATTGGAATCATTGTTTATTGTTACTTAGTTGTATACAGCGGCGCACTAGTACGCCATGTTGGAGCAAGCTTAGCTTGTCCAAGTTGGCCAAGCTGTACAAGGAATGGACTCGGGCTACCAACACAAACGCATGAATGGATACAAATGGGACACAGGGCAGCTGCTGGCTTAATCGTGATTTGGATTCTTTATGTTACAATTCTTGCATTTAAAAAATATAAACATCAGCCTGTCATTCTTAATGGCTGGATTGTTTCTTCCATACTAGTGGTTTCCCAAGCAACAACCGGGGCATTGATAGTTGTTACCAACTTGAACATATTTGTTGCTCTACTTCACGCACTCATTATTTCTTGTTTGTTTGGAGTGTTAAGTTATTTGCTAATGCTAGTTAGTAGAAATAAGACAAATAGATTAAAGGTAGATAAACAAACTTCATCATCCATATAA